One Planctomycetaceae bacterium genomic window carries:
- a CDS encoding right-handed parallel beta-helix repeat-containing protein has translation MPKTFLFAVLIVLSVSCLCATAAEIHVAPDGNDANDGSKAKPLASVTAARDAVRKLVAAGLTEDVKVLIAPGRYYLPQGLVLGPQDSGSEKFSITYAGVGEKAPVLIGGRKVTGFNNMPDAIQVMPPLPQAAGNNVYKGSLGGATKSLVAQEDGVRLTLAREPNTGYARASGGRGTSISYGGDTYKMLAGGKFPDAVVAVWPDWGWDCRVTGLASAGVGQVALTKDVGTIKRNNRFYVMNAVPLLDSPGECVMDTTSGRMYVWPTKGTAEGKLYEIATADNVVLIKGGKDKPVRNVHFANLDMMLANADGVFIADAQDCSIRGCLIENTWERGVWVKGVNRGVMIADCEIRNVGRDCVGLTGEGMTATEVSTANVVENCHLHHGGVIFTQGAGVQIYFSGHNRVEHNHIHDFARYAVSVKAFSTRKTKRRDYDKLHARNNTIAYNHMHHVCQDSDDCGAIESWGPGKSNVYDHNLIHDSGAGGLQFGIYLDDATDDSTVSNNVIYGVKGGRFSAVICAKGIGNRIVNNVLVSAGVQAVLRSKASVSSHDQVITHNIFYIDAGSAVFDLYDWNSNRFKTCDNNVYFNPKGGLRNIGKGPGFGAVKGANSIEADPLFTDAAARDYSLKSDSPALKIGIKSIDLRNVGLTEKFPKRLARQ, from the coding sequence ATGCCAAAAACATTCCTCTTTGCCGTCTTGATCGTCCTATCCGTCTCGTGCCTCTGCGCGACGGCTGCCGAAATCCATGTTGCGCCCGACGGTAATGACGCCAACGACGGTTCCAAGGCCAAGCCGCTGGCCAGCGTCACCGCTGCGCGCGATGCGGTGCGCAAGCTTGTGGCCGCGGGGCTGACCGAAGACGTCAAGGTGCTTATCGCGCCGGGGCGGTATTACTTGCCGCAAGGGCTGGTGCTTGGCCCGCAGGACAGCGGCAGCGAGAAGTTCAGCATCACCTACGCCGGTGTGGGCGAGAAGGCCCCGGTGCTCATTGGTGGGCGCAAGGTCACAGGCTTCAACAATATGCCGGATGCCATCCAGGTCATGCCGCCTCTGCCGCAGGCCGCCGGGAATAACGTCTACAAAGGGTCGCTAGGGGGAGCCACCAAGAGCTTGGTCGCACAGGAAGACGGCGTGCGCCTGACGCTGGCGCGAGAACCCAACACGGGCTATGCCCGCGCTAGTGGCGGACGCGGCACGAGCATCAGCTACGGCGGCGATACGTACAAGATGCTCGCCGGCGGCAAGTTTCCCGACGCTGTGGTGGCTGTCTGGCCGGATTGGGGTTGGGACTGCCGGGTTACGGGCCTGGCCTCGGCCGGAGTGGGGCAAGTCGCGTTGACCAAGGATGTCGGGACGATCAAACGGAACAACCGCTTCTACGTGATGAATGCCGTGCCGTTGCTGGACAGCCCCGGTGAGTGCGTGATGGATACAACCAGCGGGCGCATGTACGTCTGGCCGACGAAGGGCACGGCCGAGGGCAAGCTGTACGAGATCGCCACGGCTGACAATGTCGTGCTGATCAAGGGCGGCAAGGACAAGCCCGTGCGCAACGTGCACTTCGCGAACCTGGACATGATGCTCGCCAACGCAGACGGCGTGTTCATCGCCGACGCTCAGGACTGCTCGATTCGCGGCTGTCTGATTGAGAATACCTGGGAGCGCGGCGTGTGGGTCAAGGGCGTCAACCGCGGCGTTATGATCGCCGATTGCGAGATCCGCAACGTCGGACGCGACTGCGTGGGCCTGACGGGCGAGGGCATGACGGCGACGGAGGTCAGCACGGCCAACGTCGTCGAGAACTGCCACCTGCACCACGGCGGCGTGATTTTCACGCAGGGGGCGGGCGTGCAGATCTATTTCAGCGGGCACAACCGCGTCGAGCACAACCACATTCACGACTTCGCCCGCTACGCGGTGTCGGTCAAGGCGTTCTCGACGCGCAAGACCAAGCGGCGCGACTACGACAAGCTGCACGCGCGAAACAACACCATCGCCTACAACCACATGCACCACGTCTGCCAGGACAGCGACGACTGCGGGGCCATCGAGAGCTGGGGCCCGGGCAAGAGCAACGTGTACGATCACAATCTCATCCACGACAGCGGCGCCGGCGGGCTGCAGTTCGGCATTTATCTCGACGACGCCACCGATGACTCGACCGTCAGCAACAACGTGATCTATGGCGTCAAGGGCGGGCGGTTCTCGGCCGTCATCTGCGCCAAGGGCATCGGCAACCGCATCGTCAATAACGTGCTGGTCAGCGCCGGCGTGCAGGCGGTGCTGCGCAGCAAGGCATCGGTTTCGTCGCACGACCAGGTCATCACGCACAACATCTTTTACATTGATGCCGGCTCGGCCGTCTTCGACCTTTACGACTGGAATTCCAACCGCTTCAAGACCTGCGACAACAACGTGTACTTCAATCCCAAGGGCGGGCTGAGGAACATCGGCAAGGGCCCGGGCTTCGGGGCGGTCAAAGGCGCCAACAGCATCGAGGCAGACCCGCTATTCACCGACGCGGCCGCGCGCGATTACAGTCTCAAGAGCGATTCGCCGGCGCTGAAGATCGGGATCAAATCCATCGACCTGCGCAATGTCGGTTTGACAGAGAAGTTTCCGAAACGGCTCGCACGGCAGTAG